Proteins from one Selenihalanaerobacter shriftii genomic window:
- the mnmH gene encoding tRNA 2-selenouridine(34) synthase MnmH has protein sequence MELISYEKALQKESTIYIDVRSPGEFAESTIPNAINIPVFNNKEREKIGKVYTNESPEKARMLGVDLLAPKLPELVRKIKKIAKKYNYVILFCARGGLRSESIGVISEIVGMKLYKLDGGYKSYRHFILDRLEEYDLQSRLLVIHGYTGVGKTDLLYELDEVRMPIIDLEGLANHRGSAFGSIGLDEPTNQKMFDSVLWERLEELNGEKIIAVEAESKRIGISVLPDFFLDAMDDGVHILIESSLKARVNRIFDEYVNSYNQEPELFIDRLLESLSAIQKYIVKRVGKQGYRELVKIAKEGKLKEVVKILLTEYYDPMYKYSQDKWGSFALEIESDNLQKIAKDIIKFMKNY, from the coding sequence ATGGAATTAATAAGTTATGAAAAAGCATTGCAGAAAGAATCTACAATATATATTGATGTGAGGTCACCAGGAGAATTTGCTGAGTCTACTATTCCAAATGCTATTAATATTCCAGTCTTTAATAATAAGGAAAGAGAAAAGATTGGGAAGGTATATACTAATGAAAGTCCAGAAAAAGCTAGAATGTTAGGAGTAGATTTATTAGCTCCTAAATTACCTGAATTAGTACGAAAGATCAAAAAGATAGCTAAGAAATATAATTATGTAATTCTCTTTTGTGCTCGAGGTGGACTGCGAAGTGAGAGTATAGGGGTGATTAGTGAGATAGTTGGTATGAAACTCTATAAACTTGATGGAGGTTATAAATCATATCGACATTTTATTTTAGATAGGTTAGAAGAGTATGATTTACAGAGTAGATTACTAGTTATTCATGGTTATACTGGAGTAGGAAAGACAGATTTGCTTTATGAGTTGGATGAAGTTAGGATGCCAATTATTGATTTAGAAGGTTTAGCTAATCATAGAGGTTCTGCCTTTGGCAGTATAGGTTTAGATGAACCGACTAATCAAAAAATGTTTGATTCTGTACTTTGGGAAAGATTAGAAGAATTAAATGGTGAAAAAATAATTGCCGTGGAAGCTGAAAGTAAGCGGATAGGAATTTCAGTTTTACCTGATTTCTTTTTAGATGCTATGGATGATGGAGTACATATTTTAATAGAAAGTTCTCTAAAGGCAAGGGTTAATAGGATCTTTGATGAATATGTAAATAGTTATAATCAGGAACCAGAATTATTTATTGACCGATTGTTGGAGTCATTATCTGCAATACAAAAATATATAGTCAAGCGAGTAGGTAAGCAAGGTTATAGAGAATTAGTGAAAATTGCTAAGGAGGGAAAGTTAAAAGAGGTAGTCAAAATTCTTTTAACAGAGTATTATGATCCAATGTATAAGTATTCACAGGATAAATGGGGAAGTTTTGCATTAGAAATTGAATCAGATAATTTACAAAAGATTGCAAAAGATATCATTAAATTTATGAAAAACTACTGA
- a CDS encoding ABC transporter ATP-binding protein, producing MKNITETVLEAERITKHYGDEQVLDLDHFKLYENAFNLLLGSNGSGKTTLLRILSLIDKEYEGQLRYRGEVINKQESELLKLRRRFSVIWQEPYLYNGTIAENIGLPLKLRKVAQNEINNRVNKLASNLKISHLLKKDSKEISGGEKQKVSIARALIVEPEILFIDEPTTHLDYKSNQFFNELFTELVAEGMTILLITHDLYQIKYLADYITLMESGEVVISDIRKKVLDKDILGNNNIIS from the coding sequence ATGAAGAATATTACAGAAACAGTTTTGGAAGCGGAAAGGATTACTAAACATTATGGTGACGAACAGGTGTTAGATCTTGATCATTTTAAACTTTATGAAAATGCTTTTAATCTATTACTAGGATCTAATGGAAGTGGAAAAACAACATTATTAAGAATATTAAGCTTAATAGATAAGGAATATGAAGGTCAACTTCGTTATCGAGGTGAGGTAATAAATAAACAAGAGTCTGAGTTATTGAAATTAAGAAGGAGATTTTCAGTTATTTGGCAAGAGCCTTATCTTTATAATGGAACAATAGCAGAGAATATTGGTTTACCTTTAAAATTACGTAAAGTAGCTCAGAATGAAATTAATAATCGAGTTAATAAGCTAGCTTCTAACTTAAAAATTTCTCATTTGTTAAAAAAAGATAGTAAAGAAATATCTGGGGGAGAAAAACAAAAAGTTTCTATTGCTAGGGCTTTGATTGTTGAACCTGAAATTTTGTTTATAGATGAACCTACTACTCATTTGGATTATAAGAGTAATCAGTTTTTTAATGAATTATTTACTGAATTAGTAGCAGAGGGAATGACTATTTTATTAATCACACATGATTTATATCAAATAAAGTACTTAGCTGATTACATAACCCTTATGGAAAGTGGAGAAGTAGTTATTAGTGATATTAGAAAGAAAGTATTAGATAAAGATATTTTAGGTAATAATAATATTATAAGTTAA
- a CDS encoding ABC transporter permease, protein MGYLLGGVKEAINLIISLDLEVLRIVWTSVKLSTISTIIASFLGIPVGILISKIDFKGKYLFNSILNTLLSLPTVVVGLIVYSLISHQGVLGEFNLLFTSQGIIIGQVILILPIVVALVRNAIHDIDDRMYETAIALGATGTQRFWLLISEAKYGIIGATIAAYGRVIGEVGVSMMLGGNIRRLTRTITTAIALETNKGRFSFALALGMILLSISFLVNFLIYYFQTGDKR, encoded by the coding sequence ATGGGATATTTATTAGGAGGGGTTAAAGAAGCGATAAACTTAATAATTAGTTTAGATCTAGAAGTATTACGGATAGTGTGGACTTCAGTTAAATTATCGACTATCTCTACTATAATTGCTTCATTTCTAGGAATTCCAGTAGGAATATTAATTAGCAAGATAGATTTTAAAGGGAAGTATTTATTTAATAGTATCCTAAATACATTATTAAGTTTACCAACGGTAGTAGTTGGTTTGATTGTTTATTCATTAATATCCCATCAAGGAGTATTGGGTGAATTTAACCTCTTATTTACTTCCCAAGGAATTATTATAGGACAAGTTATTTTAATCTTACCTATTGTAGTAGCATTAGTTAGAAATGCTATTCACGATATAGATGATAGAATGTATGAAACAGCCATTGCTTTAGGAGCAACCGGAACTCAAAGGTTTTGGTTGCTTATTTCTGAAGCGAAGTATGGAATTATTGGGGCTACGATTGCTGCTTATGGGAGAGTAATCGGTGAAGTCGGAGTTTCTATGATGCTAGGAGGAAATATTCGAAGATTGACTAGAACGATTACTACTGCCATAGCTTTAGAAACTAATAAAGGTCGCTTTAGTTTTGCTTTAGCTTTAGGAATGATTCTATTATCTATCTCATTTTTAGTTAATTTCTTAATTTATTATTTTCAGACAGGTGATAAGAGATGA
- a CDS encoding substrate-binding domain-containing protein, with amino-acid sequence MNRLFSNYKKWSFVLMLLVLFSSVAVGNVQAKEDSRLILATTTSTENSGLLNELLPPFEKQFDVRVDVVSVGTGKAIRLAENGDADIILVHAKKAENKFVNEGYGVNRRDVMYNDFVILGPKDDPAGVKGMKDVTKAFQKISNSNSRFVSRGDDSGTNKKELSIWKKAGIQSRGRWYFETGQGMGASLNIANEKRAYVLTDRGTYLAYKGKLDLKIMVEGDSLLYNPYGIIPVNPGKYPHVNYQDAMALVGYITSQQGQRIIKNYIKFGKRLFNPSAIKPVNIK; translated from the coding sequence GTGAATAGATTATTTAGTAATTATAAAAAATGGTCATTTGTCTTAATGTTGTTGGTATTATTTAGTAGCGTTGCAGTTGGAAATGTACAAGCTAAAGAGGACAGTAGACTCATCTTAGCAACAACTACTAGTACAGAAAATTCTGGGTTATTAAATGAGTTGTTACCGCCATTTGAAAAGCAGTTTGATGTTAGAGTAGATGTAGTCTCTGTGGGAACTGGAAAGGCTATTAGATTAGCTGAAAATGGAGATGCTGATATTATTTTAGTCCATGCCAAAAAAGCAGAGAATAAGTTTGTTAATGAAGGTTATGGGGTGAATCGTCGTGATGTAATGTATAATGACTTTGTTATTCTTGGACCTAAAGATGATCCAGCTGGAGTTAAAGGTATGAAAGATGTTACTAAGGCATTCCAAAAGATATCTAATAGTAATTCCCGCTTTGTATCTAGAGGAGATGACTCAGGTACTAATAAAAAAGAGTTATCAATATGGAAGAAAGCAGGAATTCAGTCAAGAGGAAGATGGTATTTTGAAACAGGACAGGGAATGGGTGCAAGTTTAAATATAGCAAACGAAAAGAGGGCATATGTTTTAACAGACCGTGGAACGTACTTAGCTTATAAAGGGAAGTTAGATTTGAAGATTATGGTAGAAGGAGATTCGTTATTATATAACCCTTATGGAATCATTCCAGTTAATCCAGGGAAATATCCACATGTTAATTATCAAGATGCCATGGCTTTAGTTGGTTACATAACTTCACAACAAGGTCAACGTATTATCAAAAATTATATTAAGTTTGGTAAACGTTTATTTAATCCATCAGCTATAAAACCAGTTAATATTAAATAA
- a CDS encoding winged helix-turn-helix domain-containing protein: MEPKIKLWLEVDDEIVFGIGRLILLEKIDRLGSINKAANELNMSYRAAWGKIKASEERLGFKLVETKVGGSKGGGTELTSKAKKVMKKYQEYEELINQKVQKIFKNKFTDLF; encoded by the coding sequence TTGGAACCTAAAATAAAGTTATGGTTAGAAGTAGATGATGAAATAGTCTTTGGAATTGGCAGATTAATTTTATTAGAAAAGATTGATAGATTAGGTTCAATTAATAAAGCAGCCAACGAGTTAAATATGTCTTATCGTGCTGCCTGGGGTAAGATTAAAGCTAGTGAAGAAAGATTAGGCTTTAAGTTAGTGGAGACTAAAGTAGGAGGAAGTAAAGGTGGAGGCACTGAATTAACTTCAAAGGCTAAAAAGGTTATGAAAAAGTATCAGGAGTACGAAGAATTAATTAATCAGAAGGTTCAGAAAATATTTAAAAATAAGTTTACTGATCTATTTTAA
- a CDS encoding winged helix-turn-helix domain-containing protein, which translates to MSEAYDLTKVMTISDMAYAILSQNAAPLHYKEIYEEISKVKKVKNPGSVQSCIYAHNLFIRMGDGYWGLMEWLLNGLTFIYSLSPLEYERRVLNVNYDHELYFPGYIQEKRLIFNIKGREYECSRKDKRTFIMKKLYNNEMIRPRDRMIIKILDVNNFKYEIVDVKKQGFELNLVDHNKKIRDLAFKVLKEERRIMSSTRILENILTKDLKVKDLKNKSNLGPILPLSEGLSDDNRFKEKLPGMFTLNL; encoded by the coding sequence ATGTCTGAAGCTTATGATTTAACAAAAGTGATGACAATTTCTGATATGGCTTATGCTATTTTATCTCAAAATGCGGCCCCATTACATTATAAAGAAATATATGAGGAAATAAGTAAGGTAAAGAAAGTTAAGAATCCGGGGTCTGTTCAATCTTGTATTTATGCTCACAATCTATTTATTCGAATGGGAGATGGTTATTGGGGCTTAATGGAATGGTTATTAAATGGATTAACATTTATTTATTCTCTAAGTCCTTTAGAATATGAGAGAAGAGTATTAAATGTTAATTACGATCATGAATTATATTTTCCAGGATATATCCAAGAAAAAAGATTAATCTTTAATATTAAAGGTAGGGAGTATGAGTGTTCACGAAAAGATAAAAGAACTTTTATTATGAAAAAACTTTATAATAATGAAATGATTAGGCCTCGTGATAGAATGATAATTAAAATTTTAGATGTTAATAATTTCAAATATGAAATAGTTGATGTTAAAAAACAAGGATTTGAGTTAAATTTAGTAGATCATAATAAAAAGATTAGAGACTTAGCATTTAAGGTTTTAAAAGAAGAAAGAAGAATTATGAGTAGCACAAGAATATTAGAAAACATATTAACTAAAGATTTAAAAGTAAAAGATTTAAAGAATAAGTCTAATTTAGGGCCGATTTTACCTCTATCAGAAGGTTTAAGTGATGATAATAGATTCAAGGAGAAATTACCTGGAATGTTTACATTGAATTTATAA
- the pgsA gene encoding CDP-diacylglycerol--glycerol-3-phosphate 3-phosphatidyltransferase — MNIANRLTFSRILIIPIFLFAFFVQFKYHLLVAAIIFFLSGLTDLFDGYIARTYNQVSELGKLLDPLADKLTMITVFVALAINNLIPTWVLVIVLAREGIILLGAMLVYSNKADIINPSKFGKYATFSLYVTAFAYIIKWKMFQYFSFLAIPLTLISGIDYCIKAYNNLLNG; from the coding sequence ATGAATATAGCTAATAGGTTGACTTTTAGCAGAATTTTAATAATTCCCATATTCCTATTTGCTTTTTTTGTGCAATTTAAATATCATTTATTGGTAGCTGCAATCATATTTTTTTTATCAGGGCTAACAGACCTTTTTGATGGATATATAGCTAGGACTTATAATCAGGTTTCAGAATTAGGAAAATTGTTAGACCCTTTAGCTGATAAATTAACGATGATTACAGTATTTGTTGCATTAGCTATAAATAATTTGATTCCAACGTGGGTTTTAGTTATAGTTCTTGCTAGAGAAGGGATTATTCTACTTGGGGCTATGTTAGTTTATTCCAATAAAGCTGATATAATCAATCCAAGTAAGTTTGGTAAATATGCTACATTTTCTCTTTATGTAACAGCTTTTGCTTATATAATTAAATGGAAAATGTTTCAGTATTTTTCTTTTTTGGCTATACCATTAACTTTAATTTCAGGGATAGATTACTGTATTAAAGCATATAATAACTTGTTGAATGGATAG
- a CDS encoding acylphosphatase, whose protein sequence is MSDKSAVRVTIQGRVQGVGYRTFAHQKSTQLGLTGYIRNLGGNEVEVVAEGEEGSLEQLIDFLEVGPTRAEIEEVDTEWIDYTGDHIRFAIKY, encoded by the coding sequence ATGTCGGATAAAAGCGCAGTTAGAGTTACAATACAAGGAAGAGTACAAGGGGTAGGATATAGAACCTTTGCTCATCAAAAATCAACTCAATTAGGTCTTACAGGTTACATAAGAAATTTAGGAGGTAATGAAGTTGAAGTAGTTGCAGAAGGTGAAGAAGGTTCATTAGAACAATTAATTGATTTTTTAGAAGTAGGACCTACTAGAGCTGAAATTGAAGAAGTAGATACAGAATGGATTGATTATACTGGTGACCATATAAGATTTGCTATTAAATATTAG
- a CDS encoding TrkH family potassium uptake protein codes for MRLKIVFNILGKLLIFVGLAMVLPLLVALFYREIDVLSFVVSMGLTISIGKIMQKFSFSQQEIRHREGFAIVTLGWILISIFGAIPFMLSGIFDNFVDAFFESVSGFTTTGATVIMSLESLSHSILFWRSLSHWLGGMGIIVMSIAILPELAGSMQLFKAEVPGPVHDRLRPRIKETAKTLWVIYLLLTVIQILLLWLNEMPIFDAVIHAFGTVSTGGFSSRTLSVRAYDSLIIEGIMVAFMFLAGTNFTLHYQVLRGNIKALFNNKEFRFYLFLVSTAIILITINLRLQVYKSLIESIRYAAFQTLSIISTAGFATVDYDIWPPFSRGILLVLMFIGGSAGSTAGGIKVIRIYALMKKGFQELYKLIHPRAVTSLKIGNRAVSEEVSTSILGFFFLYIIVFVVAAITLTSFGIDIVSSVSAVAATLGNIGPGLGLIGPLKTYISLPVTGKLLLSFCMLLGRLEIYTVLVFMLSGFWRK; via the coding sequence ATGAGGCTTAAGATTGTCTTTAATATATTAGGTAAATTACTTATATTCGTTGGTTTAGCTATGGTGCTACCGTTATTGGTAGCATTATTTTATAGGGAAATTGATGTTTTATCTTTTGTGGTTTCTATGGGGTTAACCATAAGTATAGGTAAGATTATGCAGAAGTTCTCTTTTTCTCAGCAAGAGATTAGACATAGAGAAGGGTTTGCTATAGTTACCTTAGGCTGGATTTTAATTTCGATTTTTGGTGCTATTCCTTTTATGCTATCAGGAATCTTCGATAATTTTGTTGATGCTTTCTTTGAAAGTGTTAGTGGCTTTACTACTACAGGTGCAACAGTTATTATGTCATTAGAAAGCTTATCTCATAGTATTCTTTTTTGGCGGAGTTTAAGTCATTGGTTAGGTGGAATGGGGATTATCGTGATGTCCATTGCCATCTTACCTGAATTAGCAGGTTCGATGCAATTATTTAAAGCTGAAGTTCCAGGGCCTGTTCATGATAGATTAAGACCGAGGATTAAAGAGACGGCAAAGACTCTATGGGTGATCTATTTATTATTAACAGTTATTCAAATTTTACTCTTATGGCTAAATGAAATGCCAATCTTTGATGCTGTAATTCATGCTTTTGGTACAGTCTCTACTGGTGGTTTTTCCTCTCGTACTTTAAGCGTTAGGGCATATGATAGTTTGATTATTGAAGGGATTATGGTTGCCTTTATGTTTTTAGCTGGGACTAATTTCACTTTACATTATCAAGTTTTACGAGGAAATATTAAAGCTTTGTTTAATAATAAAGAATTTAGATTTTATCTCTTTTTAGTCAGTACAGCAATTATTCTAATTACTATTAATCTACGATTACAAGTCTATAAGAGTTTAATTGAATCTATTAGATATGCTGCATTTCAAACATTGTCTATCATTAGCACGGCTGGATTTGCTACAGTCGACTATGACATCTGGCCGCCATTTTCTCGGGGGATATTATTAGTATTAATGTTTATCGGTGGTTCAGCCGGTTCAACAGCAGGTGGAATTAAGGTAATAAGAATCTATGCATTAATGAAGAAAGGATTTCAAGAATTATATAAATTAATACACCCTCGGGCAGTGACTTCATTAAAAATAGGTAATAGGGCGGTTTCTGAAGAGGTTTCTACTAGCATTTTAGGATTCTTCTTTTTATATATTATAGTTTTTGTAGTAGCAGCTATCACTTTAACTTCATTTGGAATAGATATAGTAAGTTCAGTTTCAGCAGTAGCAGCTACATTAGGCAATATTGGACCAGGATTAGGCTTAATTGGTCCCTTGAAAACTTATATTTCTCTTCCTGTAACTGGTAAGTTACTTTTATCTTTTTGTATGTTATTAGGGAGATTAGAGATTTATACTGTTTTGGTATTTATGTTATCAGGATTTTGGAGGAAGTAG
- the trkA gene encoding Trk system potassium transporter TrkA, giving the protein MKSMVSKLKRVKKNLTSSPNHQAIIYGANEIGFQLAEQLTKLDRDVVIIDEDNQMLKRIQEKIDVMTLVGSGVNIETLNQAGINKTELILAVSNNDDKNILTSIYAKRLGVDRIITKVNNYDYLTDNKALTIDDLGIDLIVNPCQIVVEQIMDLIKPTMKTGIESFVGGKVQLSEVTVSHRSPLAFNLISQVELPTNALIICILRRNRLFIPHGEHKIYPGDTVYILGKKGFRTKLGQLLSKPQNEKEKIVLTGGSDVNYHLATSFKPKHAILTLIEEDETRCEELAEELSDVLILNGKPINLDLLKEEGIDQADFFVAAGNKDEENLLTGLVAKELGSKNVITIVNSLEYSYFSEIVNVDTILSPQILVLERILDFLHQGQVSTDNILNGQMRLLKIEVPNKIAKKGVKVKKLHKSSDLIIGVIKRGKELIIPDGQTELKVKDKLLIFTLAAKSNIKRELFGDY; this is encoded by the coding sequence ATGAAATCTATGGTGTCAAAATTAAAGAGAGTTAAGAAAAATCTAACTTCGTCACCTAATCATCAGGCTATTATCTATGGAGCTAATGAAATAGGCTTCCAATTAGCTGAACAGTTAACTAAGTTAGATAGAGATGTAGTAATTATTGATGAAGATAATCAAATGTTAAAACGAATTCAAGAAAAGATAGATGTAATGACTTTAGTAGGTAGTGGGGTAAATATAGAGACATTAAATCAGGCCGGTATTAATAAGACAGAATTAATATTAGCAGTTTCTAATAATGATGACAAGAATATATTAACATCAATTTATGCTAAACGATTAGGAGTAGATAGAATCATTACTAAAGTTAATAATTATGATTATTTAACCGATAACAAAGCTTTAACTATAGATGATCTAGGGATAGATTTAATAGTAAACCCTTGTCAAATAGTAGTAGAGCAGATTATGGATTTAATTAAGCCTACAATGAAGACAGGAATAGAGAGCTTTGTCGGTGGGAAGGTTCAACTTTCTGAGGTTACAGTTTCTCACCGCAGTCCTCTGGCTTTTAATCTTATTTCTCAAGTAGAATTACCCACTAATGCCTTAATTATCTGTATTTTGCGGAGGAATAGATTATTTATTCCTCATGGTGAACATAAGATTTATCCTGGTGACACTGTTTATATTCTAGGTAAAAAAGGATTTAGAACTAAGTTAGGTCAACTATTAAGCAAGCCTCAGAATGAAAAAGAAAAGATAGTATTAACTGGAGGAAGTGATGTGAATTATCATTTGGCAACTTCTTTTAAGCCCAAACATGCTATTTTGACTTTAATAGAAGAGGATGAAACTAGGTGTGAAGAATTAGCAGAAGAATTATCAGATGTTTTAATCTTAAATGGGAAGCCTATAAATCTAGACTTGCTTAAAGAAGAAGGTATAGATCAAGCTGACTTTTTTGTGGCAGCTGGTAATAAAGATGAAGAGAATTTATTGACAGGTTTAGTAGCTAAGGAATTAGGAAGCAAGAATGTAATTACTATTGTCAATAGTTTGGAGTATAGTTATTTTAGTGAAATTGTTAATGTTGATACGATTCTTAGTCCGCAAATTTTAGTTTTAGAACGAATTTTGGATTTTTTGCATCAAGGACAAGTCAGTACTGATAATATTTTAAATGGACAGATGCGTTTATTAAAGATTGAAGTTCCTAATAAAATTGCTAAAAAGGGTGTTAAAGTGAAAAAATTGCATAAATCATCGGATTTAATAATTGGAGTAATCAAGAGAGGTAAAGAATTAATCATTCCTGATGGTCAAACAGAATTAAAAGTTAAAGACAAATTATTGATTTTTACTTTAGCAGCGAAGAGCAATATCAAACGTGAGTTATTTGGTGATTATTAA
- a CDS encoding type II toxin-antitoxin system RatA family toxin, with translation MPYVESSILINGSVEEVYEIAKEMERYPQFMEDVISVDVINREENTTITAWVTDIDGKKIVWKERDIFDFDNKVIHYEQIEGDLKEFTGEWRFTPINDATKVVLTVDFEFGIPMIAPLLNPVLKKKVISNSEAMLSAIKSEIEREDPTTKCS, from the coding sequence ATGCCTTATGTAGAAAGTTCAATCTTAATTAATGGATCAGTTGAAGAGGTTTATGAAATAGCTAAAGAGATGGAAAGATACCCGCAATTTATGGAAGATGTAATTAGTGTAGATGTAATTAATAGAGAGGAGAATACCACGATTACAGCTTGGGTAACCGATATTGATGGGAAAAAGATAGTTTGGAAAGAAAGAGATATATTTGATTTTGATAATAAGGTTATTCATTATGAGCAGATTGAAGGTGATCTTAAGGAATTTACCGGTGAATGGAGATTTACACCAATAAATGATGCTACAAAAGTGGTATTGACTGTTGATTTTGAATTTGGAATTCCTATGATAGCACCACTTTTGAACCCTGTATTAAAGAAAAAAGTTATCTCTAATTCTGAAGCTATGTTATCTGCAATTAAAAGTGAAATAGAAAGAGAAGATCCTACTACTAAATGTTCCTAA
- a CDS encoding aspartate aminotransferase family protein encodes MDLATRTINNYEEYLNPALARLFRFMGLDDIEVEAEGIRIKDSNGNEYIDCLSGYGSLNFGHSPQEIVTAVKEQLDKMSLSSKVLFNHHLADFSAKLAEITPGDLQYSFVCNSGTEAVEGALKLAKLYTNKAEIISTVNSFHGKSMGSLSATGRKQYKEPFKPLVPNFKHVPFGDLKALIKAITSETAAVIIEPIQGEGGIVLPPAGYLQGVRSLCDQKNILMIVDEVQTGLGRTGTNFAVEAEGVVPDIMALAKSLGGGVMPVGAFIARTKVWEPFLEAPLIHTSTFGGNPLAAVAGKKALEILERDNLALKAKEMGELFLNKLKSLQVQYPELIKDVRGRGLMIGIELMNEGIGGMLISELTNRHLLAAYTLNQPRVIRIEPPLIITSEDIEEIMDIFNDAFAAVAALNSVGESIS; translated from the coding sequence ATGGATTTAGCAACGCGTACTATTAATAATTATGAAGAATATTTAAATCCTGCTTTAGCTAGATTATTTAGGTTTATGGGTTTAGATGACATTGAAGTTGAAGCAGAAGGGATTAGAATTAAGGATTCCAATGGGAATGAGTATATTGATTGTTTAAGTGGATATGGCAGTCTTAACTTTGGACACAGTCCTCAGGAAATAGTAACTGCTGTAAAAGAACAACTAGACAAGATGTCTTTATCTAGTAAAGTACTTTTTAATCATCATTTAGCAGACTTTTCTGCTAAATTAGCAGAAATTACTCCAGGTGATTTACAATACTCTTTTGTCTGTAATAGTGGAACTGAAGCTGTCGAAGGAGCTTTAAAGTTAGCAAAATTATATACCAATAAAGCAGAGATTATTTCTACAGTTAACTCCTTTCATGGTAAGAGTATGGGTTCATTAAGTGCAACTGGTCGAAAACAATATAAAGAACCATTTAAGCCTTTAGTACCTAATTTTAAACATGTACCTTTTGGAGATTTAAAAGCATTAATTAAAGCAATTACCTCAGAAACAGCAGCAGTTATCATAGAACCGATTCAAGGAGAAGGTGGAATTGTACTACCACCTGCCGGATATTTACAAGGGGTTAGATCTCTTTGTGATCAAAAAAATATTTTAATGATTGTGGATGAAGTACAGACAGGATTAGGTAGAACCGGAACTAATTTTGCTGTAGAAGCTGAAGGTGTAGTTCCAGATATAATGGCTTTAGCCAAATCTCTAGGAGGAGGGGTAATGCCTGTAGGAGCTTTTATTGCTCGAACTAAGGTCTGGGAACCATTTTTAGAAGCACCTTTAATTCATACTTCAACTTTTGGTGGTAATCCGCTAGCAGCTGTAGCTGGTAAGAAAGCTTTAGAAATTTTGGAAAGAGATAATTTAGCTTTAAAAGCCAAAGAGATGGGAGAATTATTTTTAAATAAATTAAAAAGTTTACAAGTTCAGTACCCAGAATTAATCAAAGACGTTAGAGGTAGAGGGTTAATGATTGGAATTGAATTAATGAATGAAGGTATTGGTGGGATGTTAATTTCTGAATTGACTAATCGTCATTTGCTAGCAGCCTATACTCTTAATCAACCACGAGTAATTAGAATTGAACCACCACTGATTATTACTTCAGAAGATATAGAAGAAATAATGGATATCTTTAATGATGCCTTTGCAGCAGTTGCTGCTTTAAATTCTGTTGGTGAAAGTATAAGTTAG